One Natronomonas gomsonensis genomic window, AGGGCCGCCCGCGTCGCCTCGCGGTCGTCCTCGCTCGGGTCGACACAGAGAATCATACAGCACTGTCAGATGGCCCCATAGTAAAGGATGTGGACTATATTGCAGGTTTCGGCGTGAACAAAACCTCGCTCAAGTGGCCGAAGCGGCTACTAAGACGCGTATTCGAGGGCGACGACGCGACCGTCGCCGTAGCGGACCAACACCTCATCGCGGCCGTCGCCGTCGATGTCGGCGGGGGTAACGAACGTCCAGACGGGTACGGCGCGCTCGTAGACGGCCACTTCCCCGCCGGAATCGGCATCGAGGGCGGTGACGGTCCCGGTTCGGGCCGCGGCAAGGACTTCGGGCCGGCCGTCGCCGGTCACGTCACCGAGTCGGGGCGCCGCGACGATGGTGTCCTCGCCCGACACCGTCGTGGACCACTCCGTGTCGCCCGATTCGGCATCCAAGACGACGACCTCGCTTTCGATTCGTCCGAGGTACACTTCGGGAGTGTCGTCGCCGTCCCCGTCGGCGACGGTGTGGATGCGGCCGTTCGTAATCGACCGGTTCCACGTCTCTGTGCCGGAGGCTCCGTCGTGGGCCCGGATGGTCGATGTTCCGGCGGCGACTATCCGTGCGCCGCCGTCGGTTTCCACGCTTGCGACGTACCGTGCGGCGTCGTCGCGCTGCCACTCGACCGTTCCATCGGCGGAAAGCAACACCAACGCTTCGGTGGTCCCCACGAGGATTTCGGGTCGGCCGTCGCCGTCGAAGTCCTCGACGATGGCTGATTGATACACCGACTGCCGCTCGCCGACGGTTTCGTTCAGCGCGACCCGCCACGCGACGGTTCCGTTGTTGTGTGCGAGGACGACGCCGCCACCGATGTCGCTGGCGACGATTTCGGGCCCGTCTGCGGCCGTGACGTTCGCTATCGTCGGCCGCGCGTAGCCGTACGTCGACAGCGGGACGCGCCACTGCTCGCTGCCGTCCGTTCCGTCGTAGACGACGAGTGCCTCCTCGGTTGTCGCGACGGCGACCTCCCGTTTCCCGTCGCCGTCGATGTCGTCGATGGCCGGTTCGGTGAGCGCGTGGGTGAAACACGCCTCCGGCGGCATTCCGTCCCGCCACAGCGTCTCGCCGTCGTCGGCGGCGAGTCGGACGAGCGAACAGGAGGCGTCGGTCAACTCGGCGTCGCCACCGGGTTGTTCGGTGACCGGCGCGACGAGTACGTCACCATCGCTCCCGGCACCGATGGCGTGGTGGTTGAACTCGTTGTCACGCGGGGTGTCGCTCACCCACGACTCCTCGAAAGTGCCGCCGAACGGCGAGGCGCCGATGCCACCCAACCCGACGACGAGGCCGGCGCCGAGGATGACGAGCAACCCGCCGAGGACGACCGCTGTGCGGACGCGCATCTGTCGTTCCTCGGGAATCGCCGCGCAAAAGCGTATTCATCGGAAACGGACGTTCGAGACACGAACCAGAGCGGCTTTTGGGTCGTCGGTGACTACCCTCGGTCGAATGGTTCACCGCCGGCCCACGTCGTCGCTCGCTGTCGGCATCGTCGCTGTCGCCGCGTTCGCCGTCGGTCCCGGCGTGGCCGCCGCACACGACGTGACCGGCTCTCGCTTCGACGCGCCGATTCCGCTGTGGCTGCTCCTCGTCGGTGCCGGCGTCACCGTCGCAGTGACGGCGCTGTGGCTGGCCCGCTCCCCGGAACCGACCGAGTCTCCCCATCGCCGCCATCTGTTGACGGTCCCGTCGTCGGTCGCCGGGCCACTCCGAGGCGTGACCCGCGGGCTCTTCTTTCTCGCCGTGCTCGCGGCTCTCGTCGCCGGCGTCGTCGGGCAACAGGTGCCAGCCGAGAACGCCGCGACGGTGTTCGTCTGGCCGGTGTGGTTCCGAGGGGTCGCCCTCCTGGCCATCCTGTTCGGAACCCCGTGGCCGACGCTGTCGCCGTGGGAGGCGGTCTACGACGGCCTCGTTCGACTCGAAGGCGGGGCCGTCGCCCTGCTCGGCTCCTACCCGACGGCGTTCGGGACGTGGCCGGCGCTCGTCGGCTTTCTCGCTCTCGTCGGCATCACCGAGACGCTGACGGTCGTTCCCCGGTCGCCGCGGCTGACGACCGCCGTCGTCGCGGCCTACGGCCTCACGATGGTCGTGGGCGCGGGCTGTTTCGGGCGGTCGTGGCTCCGGCGAGCGGACCCGCTTGCAGTGTTCTATCGTCTGTTCGGTCGGGTGGCGCCGCTGGAGTGGTCTCGGACCGACGACGGCGGATACGCCGTCGCCGCCCGCCCGCCGTGGCAGGGATGTCGCGACCCCGTCTACGGCGTCGCGAGCGTCGTCTTCGTCGTCGCGATGGTGTACACGGTGAGCTTCGACGGCTTCACCAACCTCCGGGCGTTCCAGACGGTCCTGTTCGCGACCCGGGACGCACTCGGTACCGGTCCCGAAACAGCCATTTTCCTGTACACCGCTGGCCTCGTTGGATTCGTCGCGACGTTCGCTTTTACCGGGTGGGCAGTCGAACGTCTCGGACGGCCCGCCGACGGTTCCGTCGTCGACGCGCTGTACGGCTTCGCCCCTACCATCCTTCCGATTGCGGCCGCCTACGAAATCGCCCACAACTACCCCTACGTCCTTCGGAGCCTCGCCACGCTGCTCGAAATCGCCGCCAGTTCCCGTGGGCCCGCCGTCGGGCCGCTCGACCCGCTCGGGTGGCTCTCGATGCCAGCCTTCTGGGGGTCCCAAGTTGCGCTCGTCGTGTTCGGTCACGTCGTCGCTGTCGTCGCCGCCCACCGCGTCGCAGTCGAGCGATACGGCGATTCGGCTGGCCGCGGCCACCTCCCGCTTGTCGTCCTGATGGTCGGATACACGGTGCTGTCGCTGTGGATTATCTCTCGGCCGGTCGTGTTCGTGTAGGCGTGGCGGCGGCCGCTACTTGTTCGGTCCCATCTCCGCCCCCGCCGTGTGGTCGAGCTGTTCGTGCAGTTCCCCGGGCGGTCCGACCCACGCCCCGAGTTCGAGTGCGCGCTCGATGAGCCGCCGGTACAGCGACCCGTAGTTCGGAAAGTCGTTCTCGTAGAAGAACCGGGGGTGCCACAGTACGGTCATGACGGCACCGTTCTCACGGGCTTCCTCCAGCAGTCGCTTACAGACCCGCCACGCCCGGTTCGGCCGACGCTCGACGTTCGGAAGCGGCAGCTCCATCACCGTCAGCGGGAACACGACGAATTCGTCGTCGAACGGTCGAAGCGGGGTGTAGCCGTGGTCGAAGCCGTACGTCTTCGAGGAGCCGAGACTGGCGTCGTACCGGAGTCCGACGTCGGCCTGCATCTCCCACGTATCCGGTACGTCGAGGTTCAGGTAGTGCTGCCGGCCGCCGACCACCTTGCCGCCGAGAATCGCTTCGAGTTTGCCCTTCTCGGCACGGAGGCGCTGTGGCTCCCGGTAGGACTCGTAGGACCCATGCAGTCCCACCTCCCAGCCGCCCGAATCGAGCCGGCGGATGACGTCGGCGATGTCAGGGTCGCTGACAGAGTAACGGTCGCCGTACAGCTGCCAGCTCCGTGCCGAGAGCCACTCCCGAACCGGCCGGTTGCGGAGGCGCTGTTCGTTCAGGAAGTAAAACGCCGAGCGGACGCCGAGGTCGTCCTCGATAGCCATCACGTCCTCGAAGCGCCAGTACGGCTCTGTTCCCGGGAGCAACGCTTTCAGGTGCCGTGGGTTGCGGTCCCGAAGCGTGCCGTAGATGGCGCCGAACCGCTTGTACACCTGTTCGACGTCGTGTGTGAGACACAGATGGAAGGTGGCATCCTCAGCCATCGGCGACCTCTCGGACGACCGCCAGTTCGTAGGCGGTCACGTCGATTGTGTCGTCGAGCAGTTCCCGTCGACGCTCGGCCCACCGCGCGGCGGCGTCGGGGTCACTCGCCACTCACCGTGGGCCGCGACGACGCCCGTCGCCGGTACCTGTTCGATGAGGCCGTAACTGGCGACCGCAGAGAGCGTGCCGAACTCGCCGCCGGCATCGATGGAGTTCGACCGGACGGTCGGTGTTCCCAACACCGCTGCCTCCATCGCCATCGTCGCCGAGTCGGTCACGCAGAGCGATGCCTCCGCGAGCAGTTCATCCGGCGTCCGGTCGTCGACGCTCAGCCGATAGGTCCACTGGGTTTCTATGTCGAGGTCGTCCCAGACGGAGGGTCGGGGGTAGCCGTACGCGGTGGGACACACCATCCGAAGCAGCGTCGCCCTCGAGTCGGCACGGGTCGCATCCACGACGAGGTCGGTGAACTCGCGGTTGAGTTTCTCCCGTTTGCTCCGTTTGGGGCTGGCCGGCATGAGTACGGGACCGAGCCGCGA contains:
- a CDS encoding FG-GAP-like repeat-containing protein, which encodes MRVRTAVVLGGLLVILGAGLVVGLGGIGASPFGGTFEESWVSDTPRDNEFNHHAIGAGSDGDVLVAPVTEQPGGDAELTDASCSLVRLAADDGETLWRDGMPPEACFTHALTEPAIDDIDGDGKREVAVATTEEALVVYDGTDGSEQWRVPLSTYGYARPTIANVTAADGPEIVASDIGGGVVLAHNNGTVAWRVALNETVGERQSVYQSAIVEDFDGDGRPEILVGTTEALVLLSADGTVEWQRDDAARYVASVETDGGARIVAAGTSTIRAHDGASGTETWNRSITNGRIHTVADGDGDDTPEVYLGRIESEVVVLDAESGDTEWSTTVSGEDTIVAAPRLGDVTGDGRPEVLAAARTGTVTALDADSGGEVAVYERAVPVWTFVTPADIDGDGRDEVLVRYGDGRVVALEYAS
- a CDS encoding polysaccharide deacetylase family protein → MAEDATFHLCLTHDVEQVYKRFGAIYGTLRDRNPRHLKALLPGTEPYWRFEDVMAIEDDLGVRSAFYFLNEQRLRNRPVREWLSARSWQLYGDRYSVSDPDIADVIRRLDSGGWEVGLHGSYESYREPQRLRAEKGKLEAILGGKVVGGRQHYLNLDVPDTWEMQADVGLRYDASLGSSKTYGFDHGYTPLRPFDDEFVVFPLTVMELPLPNVERRPNRAWRVCKRLLEEARENGAVMTVLWHPRFFYENDFPNYGSLYRRLIERALELGAWVGPPGELHEQLDHTAGAEMGPNK